The uncultured Bacteroides sp. genomic sequence TAGTATAAGTTACAATTTTAATTTGGCCCTATACAAATCCGGATAGATTCGTTTTCCATCCACTTCTTTGCTTTCAAAAATGATAATTTCAGATATGGTAAATTTCCCCGGTCTTCTTAACTGAAACGAAGAAATATCCGTTTCCATCTCTTTAGGGTGGGAGAGTATAGAGATGTGAGGACTGAATGGTGACTTCTGCAATTCAAATCCGTTCTTCTCCAGTTCTGTATGAAGATCGCTCCAAATTTGATTCAGCTTTCTCACGCTTCCATTTATTCCTGCCCATATTGTATGAGCCCTCTTAAAAGACGGGAAGGCACCTATTCTGTCAATATTCAGCCTGAACGCCTTTTTATCAGAAACTACGGTATCCACTATTTTAGCCAATACAGGAATTGTTTCAGGAAGCACTTCTCCCAGAAACTCCAGCGTAATGTGAAGATACTTTGCCGACTTCCACGAACCTTTTACTCCCAGTTTCTTTAACTGTAACTGCGATTCAAGAAGGGATTCCTTTACGCAGGCCGGCAGATCAACTCCAATGTATATTCTCATAATTGTTCTTATTACTATCTTCAAAACAAAAACAAAAATGAATTGGTTCAAAATTATTGATACTGAATATAGATGGGCTGTGGTTTCAGCTTAATCAGCTCAGGCGGAGTAAGCATGCGGTGAGGGGCTGGTTTCAAATCATTTTTGTAAAACAGCTTAAATCCGGTAAACTGCACCGGTTCCCTATAAATGTAAGCACGATAAGAATCATACTTCAGCATAGGTCCGCCCCAGCCATCCATGTTCATCACAATCTGCACTTCAGGGTGCAACACAATTTTATTGTAGTTTTTAACCATCCGTTGCGTAAAACGATGTACGATAAATATTTTAGGAGGTAGCTTATTCTCCCTGACCAGCTTTGCCAGGTAATCCGAGCAATAATTAATGTCACTAGCTTCGTATGATCCTATCTTTGTTCCCGGTCTACTGCCATCCTTCATTGAAAACTCAGGGTCAATAGCCAAATGCACGTGAGGCATTTTAAGATATTTCTCCAATAAGGGAACTTCATCTCTCACATTGCTCAGTGCCACCTGAACGTCTAAAAAGACAATGGCGTTTCCCATTCGGGCAATAGATAAAGCAGAATCTATCTGGCATTTGGGCATGCGTGTACGGTACTTCCCGTCTTTCAAGGGATATCCCTGCGCCA encodes the following:
- the thpR gene encoding RNA 2',3'-cyclic phosphodiesterase, with protein sequence MRIYIGVDLPACVKESLLESQLQLKKLGVKGSWKSAKYLHITLEFLGEVLPETIPVLAKIVDTVVSDKKAFRLNIDRIGAFPSFKRAHTIWAGINGSVRKLNQIWSDLHTELEKNGFELQKSPFSPHISILSHPKEMETDISSFQLRRPGKFTISEIIIFESKEVDGKRIYPDLYRAKLKL